A stretch of the Streptomyces sp. NBC_00078 genome encodes the following:
- a CDS encoding CpaF family protein, translating to MTAVDHQLVKRFRQDAGDRLAEQRRVDQAGGVTPMSTEDERHYARAVIAQILEDYARTEINAGRTPLDAETEEQYAAAVHAALFGVGRLQPLLDNPEVENIDINGSDQVFVGYADGREVTGDPVAETDEELIELIQVLGAYSGLSSRPFDSANPQLDLRLPDGSRLSAVMDVTRRPALSIRRARMGKVFISDLVGNGTLAPEVAHFLACAVRARKNIMIAGATNAGKTTLLRALANEIPPHERLITVERALELGLDTFPDLHPNVVAFEERLPNSEGQGMISMAELVRRSLRMNPSRVIVGEVLGDEIVTMLNAMSQGNDGSLSTIRANSSSEVFNRISTYALQASERLPIEASQMLIAGAVNFVVFIQRRNNYQTGGRLQRMVTSVREVNGVDGRVLSSEVFAEAPDGRIVPHAPLACLEDLIAQGYRPTGTWV from the coding sequence ATGACCGCTGTCGACCATCAGCTCGTCAAGCGGTTCAGGCAGGACGCCGGTGACCGCCTCGCCGAGCAGCGCCGCGTCGACCAGGCCGGCGGCGTCACGCCGATGTCCACCGAGGACGAGCGGCACTACGCCCGCGCGGTCATAGCCCAGATCCTCGAGGACTACGCCCGGACGGAGATCAACGCCGGGCGTACGCCGCTGGACGCCGAGACCGAGGAGCAGTACGCGGCCGCCGTGCACGCCGCCCTCTTCGGCGTCGGCCGGCTCCAGCCGCTGCTCGACAACCCCGAGGTCGAGAACATCGACATCAACGGCTCCGACCAGGTGTTCGTCGGGTATGCCGACGGCCGCGAGGTCACGGGTGATCCGGTCGCCGAGACGGACGAGGAACTCATCGAGCTCATCCAGGTGCTCGGCGCCTACTCGGGCCTTTCCTCCCGCCCCTTCGACTCCGCCAACCCGCAACTCGACCTGCGGCTGCCCGACGGTTCGCGTCTGTCGGCCGTCATGGATGTGACGCGGCGCCCGGCGCTCTCCATCCGTCGCGCCCGCATGGGCAAGGTCTTCATCTCCGACCTTGTCGGCAACGGCACCCTGGCCCCCGAGGTCGCGCACTTCCTGGCCTGCGCGGTCCGAGCCCGCAAGAACATCATGATCGCGGGAGCCACCAACGCCGGTAAGACGACGCTCCTCAGGGCCCTCGCGAACGAGATCCCGCCGCACGAGCGCCTCATCACCGTCGAGCGCGCCCTGGAACTCGGCCTGGACACCTTCCCCGACCTGCATCCGAACGTCGTCGCGTTCGAGGAGCGCCTGCCCAACTCCGAGGGCCAGGGCATGATTTCGATGGCCGAACTCGTCCGCCGTTCGCTCCGTATGAACCCCTCCCGCGTCATCGTCGGTGAGGTCCTCGGCGACGAGATCGTGACCATGCTGAACGCGATGTCGCAGGGCAACGACGGCTCGCTCTCCACGATCCGCGCCAACAGCTCCAGCGAAGTCTTCAACCGTATTTCCACCTACGCGTTGCAGGCGTCCGAGCGGCTGCCCATCGAGGCCAGCCAGATGCTCATCGCGGGCGCGGTGAACTTCGTCGTCTTCATCCAGCGGCGCAACAACTACCAGACCGGCGGCCGCCTCCAGCGCATGGTCACCTCCGTACGCGAGGTCAACGGCGTCGACGGCCGCGTGCTGTCGAGCGAGGTCTTCGCCGAGGCTCCGGACGGGCGGATCGTGCCGCATGCGCCCCTCGCGTGCCTGGAGGACCTGATCGCACAGGGCTACCGGCCCACCGGAACGTGGGTTTGA
- a CDS encoding type II secretion system F family protein, giving the protein MTYEALDSPLGSMGGLFSTTVLYSIGCGVAVGGGLALFVIAVRGLPAKPDHEKQKAAERASELMRFAGQRGSLAAIIGLVVLLLTRWAVAGLAAGVLVFFWDRLFGGAAEEKAAMRRVEALASWTESLRDTIAGAVGLEQAIPASARAAAPVLRPHLDALFDRLRSRTPLPDALQQLGDEIDDASADIIIAALILNSRLRGPGLRQVLGALAKSAREEVDMRQRVMAQRASTRRSVQIVVAVSIAFVLGLSVFNRDFVAPYGTAVGQLVLACVCGLFGLGFWWLRKLSTIETPERFLVRDESAVQFVRPRMPAQPEEGVRR; this is encoded by the coding sequence ATGACGTACGAGGCTCTCGACTCGCCGCTCGGTTCGATGGGCGGCCTGTTCTCCACGACCGTCCTCTACTCGATCGGCTGCGGTGTCGCCGTCGGCGGCGGACTCGCGCTGTTCGTGATCGCCGTACGCGGACTGCCCGCCAAGCCCGACCACGAGAAGCAGAAGGCGGCCGAGCGGGCGAGCGAGCTGATGCGGTTCGCCGGACAGCGCGGCTCGCTGGCCGCCATCATCGGCCTGGTCGTCCTGCTGCTGACCCGCTGGGCGGTGGCCGGCCTCGCGGCCGGCGTCCTCGTCTTCTTCTGGGACCGCCTCTTCGGCGGAGCCGCGGAGGAAAAGGCCGCCATGCGCCGCGTCGAGGCCCTCGCCTCGTGGACGGAGTCACTGCGCGACACGATCGCAGGCGCGGTGGGCCTGGAGCAGGCCATCCCGGCGTCCGCCCGCGCGGCGGCCCCGGTCCTGCGCCCCCACCTGGACGCGCTCTTCGACCGCCTGCGCTCGCGCACCCCGCTCCCCGACGCGCTCCAGCAGCTCGGCGACGAGATCGACGACGCGTCCGCGGACATCATCATCGCGGCGCTGATCCTCAACTCCCGGCTGCGCGGCCCGGGTCTGCGACAGGTCCTCGGCGCGCTGGCCAAATCGGCGCGTGAGGAAGTGGACATGAGACAGCGCGTGATGGCGCAGCGCGCTTCGACCCGGCGGTCCGTGCAGATCGTCGTCGCCGTCTCGATCGCCTTCGTCCTCGGCCTGTCCGTCTTCAACCGCGACTTCGTGGCCCCGTACGGCACAGCCGTCGGCCAGCTCGTACTCGCCTGCGTCTGCGGTCTGTTCGGGCTCGGCTTCTGGTGGCTGCGCAAGCTGTCGACCATCGAGACGCCGGAACGCTTCCTGGTCCGGGACGAGTCGGCCGTGCAGTTCGTGCGCCCGCGGATGCCCGCCCAGCCGGAAGAGGGGGTACGACGGTGA